In the Azospirillum humicireducens genome, CGGCCCGTGCGCACCGGCGCGCAGCATGGCGGCCAGCTGGGTTTCCAGCAGCTTCGGTTCGCGCAGGCCCAGCCGGATGGCGCGCAGGCCGAGCGCCGGGTTGGCCGGCTCGCCATAGCGCCCGGCCATCCAGCCGGCCAGCTTCTCGCCGCCCAGATCCATGGTGCGGGCGGTGACGGTGCGGCCGCCCATCCCCTCGATCATGGTGCGCAGCACGGCGTACTGCTCATCCTCGTCGGGCAGATGGTCGCGGTTCATGAACATGAACTCGGTCCGCAGCAGGCCGATGCCCTGGGCGCCATGCTCCAGCGCGTGATCCAGGTCGCGGGGCAGCTCCAGGTTCGCCATCAGCGTGATGGAGGTACCGTCGCGGGTGACGGCGGGCAGCTTGCGCAGGCTCTTCAGGCCCTGGCGCTCGCGTTCGCGCGCGGCCCGGCGCTCGCCATACTCCGACAGCACCTCGGTCGAGGGATCGATCAGGACGCGGCCCTGCAGACCGTCGACGATCACCGTCACGCCGTTGCGCACCCCGGCCAGCAGGCCGGGCGCGCCCAGCACCGCCGGCAGGCCGAGCGACCGGGCGAGGATCGCCGTGTGGCCTTCCGCGCCGCCCAGCACGGTGGCGAAACCGCCGACGACGGCGGGGTCGAGCAGGGCGGTGTCGGCGGGGGTCAGTTCCTCCGCCAGGATGATGCTGCCGGGGGGCAGGTTGCTGAAGGCCCGGAATTCCTGCTTCATCAGGTTGCGGGTCAGCCGCCGTCCGACCTCGCGGATATCGTCGATGCGGCCGGCCAGATAGGCGTCGTCCATGCCGGCGAAGGTGGCGGCGATGGCGGTGATCTCCGCCTGGATGGCGGCCTCGGCGTTGACGCGGTCCTGCTTGATGCGATGCTCCACCCCGCGGGTCAGGCGCGAGTTGGTGACCATCGACAGGTGGGCGTCCAGCAGGAAGCCGATCTCTTCCGACGCCGAATCGGGCAGCACCAGCGCCTTGCTCTTCAGCTTCTTGATCTGGCGCCGCGCCTTGGCCGCCGCCTCGTTGAAGCGGGCGACCTCCGCCTCGACGGCATCGGGGGCGACGGTGTATTCGGGGATGGAGACGGCACCGCTTTCGACCACATGGGCCGGGCCGATGGCGATGCCGGGCGACACGCCAAGGCCGCGCAGGGCACGCGCCGAACCGCTCCCCGAACCGCTCAACGATTCGGGCGTGGGGACGCCGCCGGAGCCGCCGCGATCGGGACCGGCCACGGGGCCGTTGGCCGCGCCGGTGGAGGACAGGTCACTCTTCATCGAACTTGCGGTTGATCAGGTCCAGGAGGGCATCCATCGCCGCGTCGGCATCGGCGCCGGTCGCGCGCAGCTCCACGCTGGTGCCGGGACCGGCGGCCAGCATCATCAGCCCCATGATCGACTCGCCGGACACGACGGATTCACCGCGGCGCACCGAGATTTCGGCGTCGAAGGTGGCGACCAGCTTCACGAACTTGGCCGAGGCGCGGGCGTGCAGGCCACGCTGGTTGGTGATGGTGGCGGTCCGGCGGATTTCTCCGTCGGCGGGCGCCGTTTCGTCGGGGTGGCTCATGGTGGGCGGCTTCAGTCCGACA is a window encoding:
- the ptsP gene encoding phosphoenolpyruvate--protein phosphotransferase, with the translated sequence MKSDLSSTGAANGPVAGPDRGGSGGVPTPESLSGSGSGSARALRGLGVSPGIAIGPAHVVESGAVSIPEYTVAPDAVEAEVARFNEAAAKARRQIKKLKSKALVLPDSASEEIGFLLDAHLSMVTNSRLTRGVEHRIKQDRVNAEAAIQAEITAIAATFAGMDDAYLAGRIDDIREVGRRLTRNLMKQEFRAFSNLPPGSIILAEELTPADTALLDPAVVGGFATVLGGAEGHTAILARSLGLPAVLGAPGLLAGVRNGVTVIVDGLQGRVLIDPSTEVLSEYGERRAARERERQGLKSLRKLPAVTRDGTSITLMANLELPRDLDHALEHGAQGIGLLRTEFMFMNRDHLPDEDEQYAVLRTMIEGMGGRTVTARTMDLGGEKLAGWMAGRYGEPANPALGLRAIRLGLREPKLLETQLAAMLRAGAHGPLRILLPMIGSVSEVQKVREMMGQVARRLRRRGVAIADPLPPVGVMVEVPGAALSADALAYAADFFAIGTNDLTQYTLAIDRADEQVATLYDPLHPAVLRLIQFTIEAALRARITVSVCGEIAGDPRYSALLLGLGVRELSMAPLSVPAVKKRIRSLDLMEASRRARVIMDQSDSGRIATLLDDFNAIL
- a CDS encoding HPr family phosphocarrier protein; translation: MSHPDETAPADGEIRRTATITNQRGLHARASAKFVKLVATFDAEISVRRGESVVSGESIMGLMMLAAGPGTSVELRATGADADAAMDALLDLINRKFDEE